A window from Mauremys reevesii isolate NIE-2019 linkage group 9, ASM1616193v1, whole genome shotgun sequence encodes these proteins:
- the LOC120371953 gene encoding uncharacterized protein LOC120371953 has translation MDPKNAKHRMKLPFTPSQNDKVPSFDPVVQDEEGLYGIFCTRCNASNPEVELDYALIADECPPASEEFFPERTIKIKPIRVLKHRPSAIIFTEDCVWCRGSIVIGNGLPSNANIFIFNGPAQLKCRPGGEWERRDDPSWQVEHHRSELKRDQCILPCESNGARKCICSRNHPDPDEVETGPCCVLFHFVRKRHVLLQHGPVLIWLKAEIACKRE, from the exons ATGGATCCAAAGAATGCTAAGCACAGGATGAAGCTGCCTTTTACCCCCAGCCAGAATGATAAGGTCCCAAGTTTTGATCCTGTAGTTCAAGATGAAGAAGGTCTCTATGGCATTTTCTGCACGAGGTGCAATGCATCTAATCCTGAAGTAGAGCTTGACTATGCATTAATAGCAGATGAGTGTCCACCCGCCTCAGAAGAATTTTTCCCTGAACGGACAATAAAAATCAAACCCATCAGAGTCTTGAAGCATCGTCCGAGCGCTATCATCTTCACTGAGGATTGCGTCTGGTGCAGAGGGAGCATTGTTATTGGGAATGGACTTCCCAGCAATGCTAACATATTCATCTTTAATGGCCCTGCTCAACTGAAATGCAGACCTGGAGGTGAATGGGAGAGAAGAGATGATCCATCCTGGCAGGTTGAACACCACAGATCAGAACTGAAGAGAGACCAATGCATTCTGCCCTGTGAGAGCAATGGAGCCAGAAAGTGCATATGTTCTCGTAACCACCCAGACCCCGATGAAGTGGAGACAGGGCCCTGCTGTGTG TTGTTCCACTTTGTGAGGAAGAGGCATGTTCTGCTCCAGCATGG ccctgtgctgatCTGGTTGAAAGCAGAGATTGCGTGCAAGCGAGAGTGA